The following are from one region of the Centropristis striata isolate RG_2023a ecotype Rhode Island chromosome 19, C.striata_1.0, whole genome shotgun sequence genome:
- the si:ch211-243g18.2 gene encoding keratin, type I cytoskeletal 18 — MSNMSVRSFSLGRQPSFSSRSLMDTSRARSRASVSFAAASPLSRSASISQDLNGPGSLQLNGIHGNSANDKEAMQSLNTRLANYLDKVRSLERSNADLEAKIKQVMLDRIPKGHDLDSMMAQAHAVEQEVRKRTLENARLMLEIDNAKLAADDFRIKWETELVMCQSVERDCVALKKAKTDHEQIISSLRGDLDSLKEELYFLKKNHEEELEQMKSRIARDEVNVEVDSASGPELGTILSDLRSQYEGIVKKNKDQADQWYRKKLETVQNEVKESNEALRGAQSELVERQRFLQTLEVELESLHKQIAALEGNLGETGQKYSSEMERLQATLSQMEDDLSQLRLDMQRTKTDYEQLLRIKQNLEMEIATYRRLLEGEETIKEVPPPPKKEPDVRTRKIVKVVTQTMVNGKVVDESSEVEQIEETKK, encoded by the exons ATGTCCAACATGTCGGTGAGGAGCTTCTCCCTGGGCCGTCAGCCCTCCTTCTCCAGTCGCTCTCTGATGGACACTAGCCGTGCTCGCTCCCGTGCGTCCGTGTCCTTCGCAGCAGCCAGCCCACTGAGCCGCTCGGCCTCCATCAGCCAGGATCTCAACGGGCCGGGCAGCCTGCAGCTTAACGGCATCCACGGCAACAGCGCCAACGATAAGGAAGCCATGCAGAGTCTCAACACCCGTCTGGCCAACTACCTGGACAAG GTGCGTTCACTGGAGCGCTCCAATGCCGACCTGGAGGCGAAAATCAAGCAGGTGATGCTCGACCGCATTCCCAAAGGTCATGACCTTGATTCCATGATGGCCCAAGCCCATGCTGTTGAGCAAGAG GTGAGGAAGAGGACCTTGGAAAACGCTCGTCTCATGTTAGAGATTGATAATGCTAAACTGGCTGCTGATGACTTCAGAATCAA GTGGGAGACTGAGCTGGTGATGTGTCAGTCTGTGGAGCGAGACTGTGTTGCTCTGAAAAAGGCCAAGACCGACCACGAGCAGATTATCTCCTCCCTGAGGGGAGATCTGGACAGCCTGAAAGAAGAACTTTACTTCCTCAAGAAAAACCACGAGGAG GAACTGGAGCAGATGAAGTCTCGTATTGCCAGAGATGAGGTGAATGTGGAGGTGGACTCGGCCAGCGGGCCGGAGCTGGGCACCATTCTGTCTGACCTGCGCTCCCAGTACGAGGGGATCGTCAAGAAGAACAAGGACCAAGCAGACCAGTGGTACCGCAAAAAG CTGGAGACGGTGCAGAACGAGGTGAAGGAGAGCAACGAGGCTCTGAGAGGAGCTCAGAGCGAGCTGGTGGAGAGGCAGCGCTTCCTGCAGACTCTCGAGGTGGAGCTGGAGAGTCTGCACAAACAG ATCGCAGCACTGGAAGGTAACCTGGGTGAGACGGGTCAGAAATACTCCTCTGAGATGGAGCGGCTGCAGGCCACCCTGAGCCAGATGGAGGACGACCTCTCCCAGCTCAGACTAGACATGCAGCGCACCAAGACCGACTATGAGCAGCTGCTCCGCATCAAGCAGAACCTGGAGATGGAGATCGCCACCTACAGGCGCCTGCTGGAGGGAGAAGAGAC AATCAAAGAAGTTCCTCCTCCACCCAAAA AAGAGCCTGACGTTCGCACCAGGAAGATTGTAAAGGTGGTGACTCAGACGATGGTCAACGGCAAGGTGGTGGACGAATCCAGCGAGGTGGAGCAGATTGAGGagaccaaaaagtaa